The Drosophila sechellia strain sech25 chromosome 2R, ASM438219v1, whole genome shotgun sequence nucleotide sequence ACGGTGATGCCTGGGTTCAGTCTTGCTTTAGGATTCACCGGGGTGCCCACACGCTGCGAGAATACAGGAGAATCCGAGTTTCCTTTGCGGTACATCACAATGCGCAGCGTCTTGTAGTGTTCATTGAGTGTGGCCGTCACCCTGGCAGTGATGTCCACGATCTTCAAGGGACTAATAGCCACCAGGTTTATGTCACGCACATCCTCGCTGGCCACCTTAACCGTGTGCTGGGCAGGAATACATCGCTCCACGATTTCCTTGTCGGGGACGACGCGCACGGAGTAGCTACAGCCAGGTTGCAGACCTCGGATGCGATACTGTCCATTCGCCTCGCTGGTGGCCTCCTCAGGCTGCTGGGGACAAAAGTTATCGGCTGCGGCCTGAACATTAACGCCGGCGAAGGGATCACCGTTTAGGGAGCTCACTGTGCCAAAGATTGAGTAAGCGAATCGCTTGCCACTTTAAAAATAGGGAAATGCTTTATATGTATGTTGAGGAATGATCAGAAATTGTACTTACACAAGGGTAACAGACACAGTCTCGCCATCCTTAATGTCAATCATTTTTGAGTTGGGCTCGAATTTGTACTCCTTCATCATGGGACGCAGGTAGTACTGCGATGGCGAAAGGGAGTGGAAGTTAATAGCTCCATTATCGCCGGTGACGAGGTTCTTGCGATAGCTCTCCCCACCGCTTAGCGAAAGTAGGACTCCGCCCAATGTCTGACCAGCCTCATCCTTGACAACCACGGAAATCTCGCAGAGTTTGTGAGCACTAAACGAAGCTGTCTGGCGGTTGTAGTCGCTGAAAACGTACGACTCCTTTTCGGCCTTAAGGTCAAAAGCAAGAGACTCTTCAATTGGGCCAAACTTAAATTCTCCGGTGACAGAGGTGAGTACTTCCAGGCTCTGCAACTCAGGCTGATCAGGGAAAGACAGTGTGATCTTTGCATCCTTAATGGCAGGAACAACCTTTCCGCGTAGAATCAAACCTCTGGTAGCCACAAAGTTGAAGGCAATATCTACACAATCGCTGCTGCCAACAATTTCGTGTTGCTGGGGCGCAAACAGTAGGACATCGCTCACTGGTGTAATACGAAGGACCTGTTCCGGTTTGAGATACGTGTCGTAGCGGTAGGCGAACTTGCCATCTACTTTGTGGGACTCAGCAACGGGTGCGATCACCTCCTGACCCAGCGATTCAGATTCGAGCAAAAGCTTAATGGAATCAGCAGTGGGTTCGGTGGACAGAACTCGAACGCCAGTCTTGTGGGCCACTGCATTAATGATTAGTGTTTGCAACTGATCTGGTTCTGGAGTAATGAACTTGCTGGGTAGCGACTCATCATATGTGTGGCAGCCCTCTAGCTTGAAATCGTAGCTACCATACTTGTTCACGCAAAATGTATTCACTCCTGACGCAATCTTCAGCGATTCAGCAGGTGCCTTTGGCTCAGAAGGTCCAGTGACGTGGGTGTATTTCATCTTAAAAGGAAAATGTACATCATTCAATATACATATTAAGTCGTTTAAACAGTCAGACTTACCAGTGCCCGATGGCTAGAGATAATGGACACCTCGTAGCCCTTGTGTACAAATGGGGGCGCATCCTCTTCAGCAGAAGCAACGTTCAGGAACACACGGGTCGATTCGTAGCAGAGATTTCCCTGGGGAATTGTAAGTTCATAGGGGCCGGGAAGCATATCCTTAAAAACGTATTTGCCACCTACGATACAAAAGCATAAGAATGATGATAGGTAATTTTAGATGATAAATGGTTACTCGGAAGACCATCCTAATTAAAACAGAACCATTACGCCAAAGATACACTATCTATCTACTGTTGTAATCTTATTGCTTATCAGCGACCACTGGTAACGAAATCCGTGTCAACTAATATTGTTACCTAGTGAACTTCTTGGtacttttttaatttaaatatatgtaaaaatGGTTTTGAAACTAGAATTATTAGCACATATCCATTTCTGCTGAATAATTTTTAAACCTTCTAAAATAGCTTTTTTCAAAACTGCAGATTATTTCTTTTGAGCAGGATAATCAAATTGAAACCTAAATTTTCTATGGCTACATTTTTCAGTATTCATACGCTTaaacttaataataattactTACGATGTGCCCTGGCCTTCCACTTGTTCTCCGTCGGTTGACCGGTGGCATCTAAAGCCTGCAGGGTGACCTCAGCGGAAGTGCAGGTGGCGGTAGCATCAGGCAGACACTGCAGTTCGCCGCGAATCTTTGCGCGCAGCTGGGAGAAGGTTATGCCATTGACGGGTGCATCGCGAACCTCCGTCTGCTGCTGAACAGGGAAGAACTGCACTCCAGCGGCCTTGTCAGCATCCGTGGTCAGGACTTCAATGGTATATTTGCCAACAGGAAGAAAGGCGCACCAGTTTCCGGTCTCCGCGTTTGTGGAAGCCGACGAGTGGAAAGTGGAGCCGATCTTGGTAAGTCCCACATTGTGCGATTTCGGAGACACTACTTTTCCGCACACCTCATAAGCAGATGGCACAATTGTGGGCAGGGAAGCtgtgttgatctgagccttGACTTGCAGGGGAGAAAACTGAAGCTGGGAGGACTCCACTTCGATGTTGACCGTGCCTGCCTTTAAGTTTTCCAACGTATATGAGCCCTGGGCATCAGTCTCGGCAACCTTCTTTCCATTTACTTTAACAACAGCTGACTTTAGCGGTTCCCCTCCGTCGGAGGTCAGGACTCGACCAGAAACGGTGAAGCCTGTGATCTTGAATTCGTCCTTGACTTGCAGCGTATCCTTGCCCACTTCTAGTTCCAACAGCTCGGGACTCAAGTGCAGCTTCAACTTGGAATCTAGGTTGATAGCTTGCAACAGGTACTTTCCAGATGGCACATTCTTGAAAATATACTCTCCCGATTTGTCCAACTGGGAGAAGCAAGAGGATGCGGATTCGTAGGCGCTATTAACACTATTAGCCGGCGCTGGGGAGGATGTCTCACATTTTGGCACTAAAGATTGCTAAAAAGAGAATAAGGATAAACGTTAATAATTGGTTAagataaaaatttaatttatgtaaagTGTATACAACAgcttaaaataaatgaaacaatTTTTGTGTACTACTATCTTTTCAGAATATGTGTTAGCAAAGGACTATACTTACTCCTTTCTTCTTGTAAAGAGCCACACCCAGATTTCCAGGAAGCGGCGAGCTGGAATCAAAGCGACCAACCACATCGAATCCAGAGACTACCAAAGAGTTCGCCGGCAGCTCGGTGTTACCGCTAACCACGACCACCTTGTGCTCCGCCTTGGAGAAGTGCCACTTTGCATGCAATGCCTTGACCACGTAGTTACCGGGAATAATGGGCGTAAAGGAGAACACTCCGTTCGCATCGCTCTTTGTGCGCCGGACTTCGCCCTGTTCAGATCGCAGTTCCACATCTACGCCACGGGCACCGCCGCCGGCGGCGAGGGCCACCTGTCCGGTGATGCCAAAGCCCTTGAACACAAAGTTCACATCGCGACCCTGGCTGCAAACGTCGGTCTTGCCATCGAAGTTCAATTCCACCTGTTCCGGCTCGAAGCTCCAGCCCGGTGGCGGAGAAATGCTGAGCAGGTAGTCGCCCTTGTCGTAAATCGGCAGGAAGTAATATCCGTTAGAGGGTGAGCAGTCCGTCTTGTCCTTCAGGGATCCCTGCTTGGTCAGCCTTCAGAGCGAGATGAAATTAGGTTAATCACATACGGGCCAGttaatttattattcaatTAGCGGCCACCATGCGCCACAATTCTTATCAGGTCATCCCAGAAAGGTAACTGCTACTTACAGTTTGATCTCCACCCGGGAAAAGTCGATCTCGGCGTGGCTCTTGATGAAGCCACCGCAGCCGACGACCTCCACCTCTCCGGCGTTGGCATTTTGGAaaagtttaattaataaaattacgAAAACGCCGGAAAAAAACCTCATTTTGACTACGTGCCCAGAGTGACCAGGGCTGCACCTTACGAATCCGGGCGACAGTGTGGCCGTTCGTTAAAGTACACACTCATTTTGCGATagttaccaaaataaacatttcagTATTTAAGTATTGCATCCGTTAAAATAACGGTTTCAAAAGCCTTTGTATCATCggttttaataaatttaaatgcacGTTACTTTTGATACATAACACATGGCTTgcgatttaatttaaaatctacattacaattattacaattcaatttaaacatatgtattataaatattgtagaacagtttgctttatttttgtttttttttcggtttactTTACAGTTTACACATATATTTTGGTCAAGCAACAACACccattttacatttttgatgatcaaataaaaataatttgaatgTTACCTCTTCActtcatatttcattttattatatcAGTTGATTTTATCTTTTACCCAATCTTAACTTAGTTATCGTTAAGGATGGGCAATAAAAGAAGTGCGATTGTGCGATAAAGTGgatagaattattattaagCGCTCGCCATTTGGCATCAACATTGAATGAACACACTTTGCTGAAACAGATAATGGCTTGTCGTATATTAATAATCGGAACCAATTTCCATCACCCCAATGCAAGATAAACACTCATACCCgaatatacatacgtatatatcTATGTTTGTACATGGATGAGTGTGCGAATCAATCCGAAGTAAACCGATCTGAGGCCTCAGGCCCCGAGATATTGCTGCAAAGAAATTCATTTCAAGCGTCGTTGGTGCTATTGCGGCGCATGTCTAATAAATATCATCGCCGATCGCGCGATAAACGACTTGCACATAAGGAATCCACAGTTCGGAATATGGTATATGGGTCCGAACTCCCCAGTCTTTGATCCGATCCAAGCAAAGCCCAAGAGAAGCGCTACTTACTCATTGGGGGGAGAATATGGGTAATGGCATGACTGTGTGTGTCTGTACTGTAGCCATGTCAATTGTCCGGCATTGACTTTGAAAAATCGCCTCGAGATCGTCTTGCTTCTTGGCCGTGCGCCATTAAGTGAGGCTGAGGGTTAACCTTCTGTGCAAGCACGTGATATATCTAGATCTTACAATATCATGTATGTAAGTTAACAACTAAGTtgccacatataaacaatgctgacgcgccccaacggagttcagcgctctgcgctgcgaacggtcagcaacagcaattggacaccccttatccggggtaccaagctgtgttgcataaatgctgagtcggcttgccgaccatgggtttatggcgtgatgcattgaagctagggtagatccacatttttcatattcttttgtattcagttctaagcttgcactttaagaataaagaccagctactccggcacttggccgtaaaacaccacttgttttaattaaacattc carries:
- the LOC6608455 gene encoding nodal modulator 3 codes for the protein MRFFSGVFVILLIKLFQNANAGEVEVVGCGGFIKSHAEIDFSRVEIKLLTKQGSLKDKTDCSPSNGYYFLPIYDKGDYLLSISPPPGWSFEPEQVELNFDGKTDVCSQGRDVNFVFKGFGITGQVALAAGGGARGVDVELRSEQGEVRRTKSDANGVFSFTPIIPGNYVVKALHAKWHFSKAEHKVVVVSGNTELPANSLVVSGFDVVGRFDSSSPLPGNLGVALYKKKGQSLVPKCETSSPAPANSVNSAYESASSCFSQLDKSGEYIFKNVPSGKYLLQAINLDSKLKLHLSPELLELEVGKDTLQVKDEFKITGFTVSGRVLTSDGGEPLKSAVVKVNGKKVAETDAQGSYTLENLKAGTVNIEVESSQLQFSPLQVKAQINTASLPTIVPSAYEVCGKVVSPKSHNVGLTKIGSTFHSSASTNAETGNWCAFLPVGKYTIEVLTTDADKAAGVQFFPVQQQTEVRDAPVNGITFSQLRAKIRGELQCLPDATATCTSAEVTLQALDATGQPTENKWKARAHRGKYVFKDMLPGPYELTIPQGNLCYESTRVFLNVASAEEDAPPFVHKGYEVSIISSHRALMKYTHVTGPSEPKAPAESLKIASGVNTFCVNKYGSYDFKLEGCHTYDESLPSKFITPEPDQLQTLIINAVAHKTGVRVLSTEPTADSIKLLLESESLGQEVIAPVAESHKVDGKFAYRYDTYLKPEQVLRITPVSDVLLFAPQQHEIVGSSDCVDIAFNFVATRGLILRGKVVPAIKDAKITLSFPDQPELQSLEVLTSVTGEFKFGPIEESLAFDLKAEKESYVFSDYNRQTASFSAHKLCEISVVVKDEAGQTLGGVLLSLSGGESYRKNLVTGDNGAINFHSLSPSQYYLRPMMKEYKFEPNSKMIDIKDGETVSVTLVGKRFAYSIFGTVSSLNGDPFAGVNVQAAADNFCPQQPEEATSEANGQYRIRGLQPGCSYSVRVVPDKEIVERCIPAQHTVKVASEDVRDINLVAISPLKIVDITARVTATLNEHYKTLRIVMYRKGNSDSPVFSQRVGTPVNPKARLNPGITVFFPRIPLDGKSYVVELLSTLSDKTYTYKLPSTTFVADRGSVFVELEFKPEVRVAEADLNQNSISALVLIALVAIAFFKQDLATSFLSFVWGKLNDVAADLAQRQKSKTQVRKNEPINQREIEQMADQINAIKKKKTKKI